Proteins from one Ananas comosus cultivar F153 linkage group 5, ASM154086v1, whole genome shotgun sequence genomic window:
- the LOC109710026 gene encoding uncharacterized protein LOC109710026, with amino-acid sequence MFASDEWQTSRYASTADGKSIKQIILSAKFWDYVKEIVDIVEPLYVVLRLVDQEKIPQMGHVYYKLRMAKDNIKKNNPLRCQSFLKIIDRRWDVQMNRDLHLAGYYLNQSYHHRYNLGFDDELLKALRNVINRLERDPKHAALAISEEKIFRESSETFGEAGAINGRHNTDPSK; translated from the exons ATGTTTGCATCAGATGAATGGCAAACATCTCGTTATGCCTCCACGGCTGATGGAAAATCGATTAAGCAAATAATTCTATCTGCCAAGTTTTGGGATTATGTGAAAGAGATTGTTGATATTGTGGAGCCGCTATATGTGGTCCTCCGTTTAGTGGATCAAGAAAAAATACCTCAAATGGGACATGTCTATTATAAACTAAGGATGGCTaaagataatattaaaaaaaataatccgcTACGGTGTCAatcttttctaaaaattattgataGACGTTGGGACGTCCAGATGAACCGGGATCTACACCTAGCAG GTTATTATCTTAATCAGTCGTACCATCATCGTTATAATCTTGGATTTGATGATGAACTGTTGAAAGCATTACGAAACGTTATCAATAGATTGGAGAGGGATCCAAAACATGCTGCTCTTGCCATAAGTgag gaaaaaatatttcgTGAATCCTCTGAAACTTTTGGTGAAGCGGGTGCAATTAATGGAAGGCACAATACCGATCCCAGTAAGTAG